The region ctctttttcagacAGGCAGATTTATTTGGGGGAAGGTTTACTTGATCACAAATGCTGTTCATCACCACCGTCCTGTTTCATGCTCGCACAGCTGCATTTAGTAAGTCGCAGCCTTCCACAGGGGTCAGAGGCGCTGCTTTAGCACGGAAAGTGATTTTTACCTAAACTGGCAATTTGTCTAACACACCCACACTCCTCCAAATGACCAAATATTTCAAGGATTGAAGTTGTCTTATTATGCATTTTTGTTTCGAATGCAAAgagtggaaaaaaaatcacctgaCAAATTAAGTATTATAAACATTGTATAGAAAGACACTTAATTCCATTCATTACTCGTGAGTTTGTAGTTGTCAGTCAGATACTTTTaggaaacattttctttaacaaaGACGAGTAGGCAAAGGATCAGTTATTTTCTGCATCTCATGCTGCTTCCAGCAGTCACGGGGGAAATAAATTACACAGggaatattatatttttatacatgctgcaattaaaacatttgtttatggTTGTGCATTCTCCTTAAACTCACATTGTTCCGTCTGTGTTACGTTGTGCCGTCAATCATGTTTGTTGttacacacaaaagcaaaataGTGCTGAAAACGTTCATGAAACTGCTGCTACGGCggcttaaattttttttttccctactTAATTTGGCtactttttgtcacatttttttgcCAGTACAGAGGCATATTCTCCATGTTCAAGATATGTTTTGCCCTTTCAGGTAAATggcaaaaaagaaatgaaacaaaagagcAGAGCGTTATTCTCAGTTCAGAGTGTGTATAATGGGTCAGCAGCTCGATCCTGCAGTGTTAACCGTCGGCCGCATGTTGCTCTaatttggtgtgtttgtgtgtgtgtgtgtgtgtgtgcacgtgtatgTGCCTGAGAGGGCGGGGGGGGAAGCTCAGTGTAGGTGTGtttgtataaaatgtgttattgcgtgtaaagagaaaacaaagtgtgtatgtgtctttgtttgtatgCACGTGTGTCGTGCGCGTGCGTAATATACCGTATGTTCTTGTACTGAATCAGTACTTGCATTCAGCATGCCGTCTGAGCTGGGTATCACAGTTTGATAGGATTCTTTCCACATGTTGATGTATGTAAAAGTATAAATGTATAGTTTGTATGTAAGAGACAAATGTTGAAACCTCAAAGTCAATTTGTTCTTCTATATTGCTGGATCCGGGCCACGGGGTCGTAATCGGAAGAAACTTGTCTTGACCCGGTCAGTCATTCCTCGCACACACATGTAACTGCTGCAAGAACTGGACACAGTGATTGACAGACactcaaataaagacaaatctATATCTGTAAACTTTTGTGCCTGTTATTTATTGTCCTTGATAATGTaatgagatttatttttgttgagcacacttttattaaaaaaaaaaaaggatgatgatttgaacatttttgaatATCTTCTCCAAATGTTTATAGTTTTTCAAtgtcaagtttttatttttccttattGGGGGCAAAGCAAGGAGtacaaggacattctgaatcaTCATATAAACCGCCACCCCAAGAATATATACATAACATTGTACACACAATTTACATACATAAACTGTACATATTTGTGCcagtacatacacactcatgccTCTGCCCCTCCATTTTCATTTGGTTGTTATAaactgttgtgttgttgttgttataaaaCTAAAGCCTCAATGAGGAAGCAGTGGAACTTGAACATTTCCGACTCCCAGTCCCAGACCTGCACCATATACTACCACCACAAGTACTCATTTCTATAGAGTAACTATGTATTTTGGCCTTTACTGCTGTCTCCTTCTTAGATTTGGACTCCAGCATTGCTTACTACCTATAGTATTACTGAATTTGTTGTAATTGAAATATGTATGGTGTGTTTCACTTGTTATGGTGGAAAAGCAACACGTGTCTAGAGAGCAGGAGTCCTAAACCTGGACACACATTAGTGTCTTCCTGTGACTATTGCTTTCTGAAATTCTGTAATCTGGAAATGTGATCTGACACAAAATTCTGTTGGGCCGTCGTTGAGCTTGCGTGGCTGACCGTAACCTTTTAGGTTTCCGAAGCACTAGTCGGCCCTCAGTCAGTGAGAGAGAGCTGTGTGACTGGCTGTTCAGCCCAGTGAAGAAGGGATTTCACCCACTTTCTCCTTATTGTTCGCCTCCACCTTGTCTTTGTTCTTCCACAATGAAAGAATCATGGGCTAAAAAGCTAAACTTAACAGTTCCAGTAGCAACGTTTTATCAGACATACTCCCAATTTGGATTCTCAATTTGCATATGACAAGATCATTTAATGAGATTCACTGTCATTTGAATAGTTGACTAATTTTGTCCCTTGATGTTTCCATTTCTTTCACTATGTTTTTTTGGATTCTGAATACTACTAGACCAGACATGCATGCATGTCAGTAGTCAGCTGTAGTCTGTGTGATATGTTCAAGTGAAACTTTACCAGAAGTCATGGGGCAATGTGAAGCAAAGCATCAGTCAACCTTTACCAGTTCTTTGCTGTCCCATTGTCAGGGCACTAACATTGAGCATGCACCCCcttttaacaacttttttttttttcagtttcttcaATCTAAACACTTATAAAAACCCTTGCTGCATGCTGTGACAGTATCCACAGTCTGATTGACAATCCAATACACTTCTCCTATGAGCTGGGGACACTTCCAGTTGTCCTGTGAGGCGGCAAATGAGCCTCATCCCACTGCAACCTCCTCCTGCACCTCCAGTCCAGAGGTGTGTAGGTTCTCCTCAGTCCAGAGAGGCCCTCCCTTTTGGATCTGGGCTCTATGGTGGACAGCCTGCGGGTAGTATGAGAAAGGCGCTCTCAGTAGCCTGTCATTGCCCTGGCCTAGTGCTTTCAGATCAGGGAAACAGTGGACACACACGCAGGTCTCAGTAGGGCTGGAGTCATCTGATGGCTCACGGTCAGTGAGACGGCTTGAATTAGTTACAAAATCtgtagaaagacagagagggtaGTGTGCACACATTGGagcaaaatatatgaaacagaTGCCAGGATGTTTTTCAACTGCAATTTAGATTTTTCAGTTgctgattattaaaaaaaagaacctGGAAAGATCTGTCTGAACTGAACAGCTGTACACAATTTTACTACTTAACTCATGTCCAGCTAAACTATAGGTTGATTGCAccgatgggggggggggctgtgaTTTGTACCCATACTACACGAACCTGTGGAGCTCTGCCCCTGCTGGCCACCTGGCTGGCCAACCTCCTGGCCCAGCTGGACAACACAGTCCTGGTTGTGGTAAGCCTCCTTGGGTCCTGGGTTGGAGGTTTTGGCCCTGGGCTTCCTCAGAAAGACTGCCAATGCTAGAGACAAGCTAGAAAACAGCAGCACCATGCACAGGGCCAGCAGGGAGTAATGCAGAATAGTGGACTCTTCCAGGGCTGTCGGCACTGAGAGCTTTGGCACGTGTGAGGTAACTGGGGGGATAGAAGGGAAGAATACCTCTGTGATGGTTCTTAGTCATAGACGAAACAGCAACTGCTGTTGCTTTTGACTGACTACTTCTAGATACCAAGGGATATTCCATCGGACGTTATCTCCACGTGCCACGGTGAAAACCTCttaagatttcttttttgtgaatTTTGTGGTGTTGGGTCCAggcattttacattaaaaaaaaaaacggttcGAGTCCgacccgggccctttgctgcatgtcgtcccctctctctccactgcctttcctgtctctctctactgtctctgtcaaataatatatatataataggaTAATTTACACACCATCATGTTCTTTTATTGGGGAGCCGGTAGTAAAGAGATAAGGAGTGCCATGCAACAAAGTAGGAGTTGTTGCCTTCCTTCTAGCTTTAGCGACTGAATTTAGGTAAGCTTGTTAGCTAGCTGCTGACCTTCCAAAAAAAGTCACATCGGCTGGTATTTATTTGTAGTTTGACAAGAGTTTCTTCTTTACCATCAAACGTTTCTAGTTAGCCAACTTGTGCTCTGAAAACTTTGTCCACTGAGGTCTAACCCAACAGAACATTTATGCTTCCATAACACAgtaaagtagcagaaaaaagaaagccaCTAAATAATTAAAGGTCTTATTCAGGCCAGCGGCGTCAGTACTCACCCTTGCAGTGCTGGGAGCATTCTGCTGGATGTCTGCCACAAACCTCAGCACACCTCATACATTTCTTCAGCAGCCCATCATAGTAGTGGCCAGGCAGTGCCTTACAATTTGCAGACTCTAATGCAGGATGACAGTGTGTGAAAGCAATCAGGAGAAATGGAGGACATATGATAAACTGAATTCACTTCTGTCCGTTTAGCAttgtattcattgttttaaGGATAATTTTGCTGTTACCAATGGTAATCAGCTGTTTCTTTCGTGTTGGTTGCTGTTtctagtgtgtgtatgtgtgtgtgtactcaccaCAGTAACTGGTGCATCTGGTGTTGACATGTGATTGCTGGCATGCCTTATGACAGTACAGACACTCTTTGACCAAGGCATCCCAGTACTGATCGTCATGGCAGCTTCCACCCATCAGCCCTGATAACcctcacactgacaaacacacgcacacacacaaacgacaGAGATACACAGAAAGATAAGTGTGGAGGAAATAACGGCAGCATGTgataaatatgacaaaataatgtaaatatgtgAAAAATAGTATCCATTTTATGCACATGTAGCGTGTAGGTATATGTAGGTTGTTGATATAATAATCTACATCAGTAAAGAAAACAGGCATTATGAATGTATAAAtgttataataatttaataaattattttattatcattcaaactcattattatgaattgttattttctttcatttcattataggaaattttatttcataatgtcacttttccACCCCTAAAGCTTGCTGgcacgtggttagcctagcctGCATGGAGGCTCAGGGcacgtgattggctgaaaggtgagGGGGCAGGCCCTGGTGACAACtccatgaaaagtgacattatgaaatagtGTCCACACAACACCATCACAGTATAGTGATGTACAgtactatactgtatgtcactatACTGTTCTATAGACCCTActttaatgtactgtactgtacttattTGCTTATGTAACAGAGACCATACAGATAAACACTTGCATACAGATAAGCTATGCTATACTGCACCGTACTATACAATACAAGGTAGAATTTATTGTCATTCGCTCCATATACAATATTCAGTACACAGGGGGACGAAATTGCGTTTCTTCAGTGCTACGGTTTACACAATAAgaacaaacacagttttaaaaagacataaaacaagtACAAAGACATTAAAGTGCATGTAGAATTAAGTTGAATAAAGTGCAATGAATAAACATTGCCATCACACATGTAAAGATGTGCCTCGTTTCATTAAATAAGGTAACGTTCTGATAAGTAaaaatgcgtgtgtgtgcaaggCAGGAGGGAGGTCTGTTGGGCTTTCTTGACTACGGAGGTGCTGAGTGACCAGCTTGGATTACTTGTGATCTGAATTCTCAGAAATCTCAGAAATCTCTCAGAAATGTGGCACTAAATCTCTACTGCAGAGGCATTGATGAGAAGTGGGG is a window of Siniperca chuatsi isolate FFG_IHB_CAS linkage group LG20, ASM2008510v1, whole genome shotgun sequence DNA encoding:
- the LOC122867916 gene encoding tumor necrosis factor receptor superfamily member 13B, translated to MGGSCHDDQYWDALVKECLYCHKACQQSHVNTRCTSYCESANCKALPGHYYDGLLKKCMRCAEVCGRHPAECSQHCKVTSHVPKLSVPTALEESTILHYSLLALCMVLLFSSLSLALAVFLRKPRAKTSNPGPKEAYHNQDCVVQLGQEVGQPGGQQGQSSTDFVTNSSRLTDREPSDDSSPTETCVCVHCFPDLKALGQGNDRLLRAPFSYYPQAVHHRAQIQKGGPLWTEENLHTSGLEVQEEVAVG